Proteins from one Pseudomonas sp. KBS0710 genomic window:
- the phnH gene encoding phosphonate C-P lyase system protein PhnH, which yields MNAHLLQPAFVEPVLDAQRGFRAALKALAEPGLIQHLPSAPRLDGLAPATYALCLALLDMDTPLWLAPSFDTPLIRANLAFHCGCPLTDKRADAVFALLGEQDLLDLGGFDHGNDRYPDQSCTLLVQLTDLESGRGLHWRGPGIKTQRLVNLPVPQAFWQERQRREAFPRGLDLLFTAGHHLIGLPRSSRIAQEHA from the coding sequence ATGAACGCTCACCTGTTGCAACCGGCGTTTGTCGAGCCGGTACTGGATGCCCAACGCGGTTTTCGTGCTGCCCTCAAAGCGCTGGCCGAACCCGGTTTGATCCAGCACCTGCCGTCCGCGCCACGCCTCGACGGCCTGGCGCCTGCTACTTACGCGCTGTGCCTGGCGCTGCTGGATATGGACACGCCACTGTGGCTGGCGCCGAGCTTCGACACGCCGCTGATCCGCGCCAACCTGGCCTTCCACTGCGGTTGCCCGCTCACCGATAAACGCGCAGACGCGGTGTTCGCGCTGCTCGGCGAGCAAGACCTGCTTGACCTCGGCGGCTTCGACCACGGCAACGACCGTTACCCGGATCAGTCCTGCACCTTGCTGGTTCAGCTTACCGACCTGGAGTCCGGTCGCGGCCTGCACTGGCGCGGCCCAGGGATCAAAACCCAGCGCCTGGTAAACCTGCCGGTGCCGCAAGCCTTCTGGCAAGAGCGCCAACGCCGCGAAGCCTTTCCGCGAGGCCTGGACCTGTTGTTCACCGCCGGCCACCACCTGATCGGCCTGCCGCGCAGCAGCCGTATTGCACAGGAGCACGCCTGA
- the phnG gene encoding phosphonate C-P lyase system protein PhnG, whose product MSVSPRQHWIGVLARAQLNELQPHAAALKDAEYQLIRAPEIGMTLVRGRMGGDGAAFNVGEMSVTRCVVRLADGRTGYSYLAGRDKLHAELAALADAHLQGTQPSLWLSDLITALATAQAKRRAEKEADTAATKVEFFTLVRGEN is encoded by the coding sequence ATGAGTGTGTCCCCGCGACAACATTGGATCGGCGTATTAGCCCGCGCCCAGCTCAATGAATTGCAACCCCACGCAGCGGCGTTGAAAGACGCCGAGTACCAACTGATCCGCGCCCCGGAAATCGGCATGACCCTGGTGCGCGGGCGCATGGGCGGTGACGGCGCGGCCTTCAACGTCGGCGAAATGAGCGTGACCCGCTGCGTGGTACGCCTGGCCGACGGCCGCACCGGCTACAGCTACCTGGCCGGGCGCGACAAGCTGCATGCCGAGCTGGCCGCCCTGGCCGATGCCCATCTGCAAGGCACGCAACCGAGCCTGTGGCTCAGCGACTTGATCACCGCCCTGGCCACTGCCCAAGCCAAACGCCGCGCCGAAAAAGAAGCCGACACCGCTGCCACCAAGGTCGAGTTCTTCACCCTGGTGCGAGGAGAAAACTGA
- the phnF gene encoding phosphonate metabolism transcriptional regulator PhnF encodes MQLSRQDEPVYRELADILRRELSSYQAGDFLPGEVHMAERFGVNRHTLRRAIDELVFEGSLLRRQGKGTQVLDRPLIYSMGAETSYSQSLSAQGVGVQAVLLKRRYCYASRDEAEHLGIAEMAPMIELQTLRKLDHQPVSLIRHRYCASRAPLLADYTGGSLRQYLRERELPLTRTQSLIGARLPNRDEAALLMMPRHLPALTVFTLSCDRDGRPVELAQSTSRSDRFQYQVVT; translated from the coding sequence ATGCAGTTGTCTAGACAAGATGAGCCGGTGTACCGCGAACTCGCGGATATCCTGCGCCGTGAATTGAGCAGCTACCAGGCCGGTGACTTCCTGCCCGGCGAGGTGCACATGGCCGAGCGCTTTGGCGTCAATCGCCACACCTTGCGCCGCGCCATCGACGAACTGGTGTTTGAAGGCAGCCTGTTGCGCCGTCAGGGCAAGGGCACCCAGGTGCTCGACCGCCCGCTGATTTACTCGATGGGCGCCGAGACCTCCTACAGCCAATCGCTGTCGGCCCAGGGCGTCGGTGTGCAGGCGGTATTGCTCAAGCGCCGCTACTGCTACGCCAGCCGTGACGAAGCCGAGCATTTGGGCATCGCCGAGATGGCGCCGATGATCGAGCTGCAAACCCTGCGCAAGCTCGACCACCAGCCCGTCAGCCTGATCCGCCATCGCTACTGCGCCAGCCGTGCGCCGTTGCTGGCTGATTACACCGGCGGCTCCCTGCGCCAGTACCTGCGTGAACGAGAACTGCCGCTGACCCGCACCCAAAGCCTGATCGGTGCGCGTCTGCCCAACCGTGATGAAGCCGCGCTGCTGATGATGCCTCGGCACTTGCCGGCCCTCACGGTGTTTACCCTTTCCTGCGATCGCGACGGCCGCCCGGTGGAGCTGGCGCAGTCCACCAGCCGTTCGGATCGCTTTCAGTACCAAGTGGTGACTTGA
- the phnE gene encoding phosphonate ABC transporter, permease protein PhnE — MTTLHAEAVGKRTWPQYLGWGLFLVLLAWAWHGAEMNPLALYRDSGNMATFAADFFPPDFHDWRSYLKEMIVTVQIALWGTVLAIVCSVPLGILCADNITPWWVHQPLRRVMDAFRSINEMVFAMLFVVAVGLGPFAGVLALWISTTGVLAKLFAEAVEAIDPGPVEGVRATGASALQEVIYGVIPQVMPLWVSYALYRFEANVRSATVVGMVGAGGIGVILWENIRAFQFVQTCAVLLVIIVVVSCIDVLSQRLRKQFI, encoded by the coding sequence ATGACTACCTTGCATGCCGAAGCAGTGGGTAAAAGAACCTGGCCGCAATACCTCGGCTGGGGCCTGTTCCTGGTCCTGCTGGCCTGGGCCTGGCACGGCGCGGAGATGAACCCGCTGGCGCTGTACCGCGATTCCGGAAACATGGCGACCTTCGCCGCCGACTTCTTCCCACCCGACTTCCACGATTGGCGCTCCTACCTCAAGGAGATGATCGTCACCGTACAAATCGCCCTGTGGGGCACGGTGCTGGCCATCGTCTGCTCGGTGCCGCTGGGCATTCTGTGCGCCGACAACATCACCCCATGGTGGGTCCATCAACCGCTGCGCCGCGTGATGGATGCGTTCCGCTCCATCAATGAAATGGTGTTCGCGATGCTGTTTGTGGTCGCCGTCGGCCTCGGTCCGTTTGCCGGTGTTTTGGCCTTGTGGATCAGCACCACCGGCGTGCTCGCCAAGCTGTTTGCCGAAGCCGTCGAAGCCATCGACCCAGGCCCGGTAGAAGGCGTGCGAGCCACCGGCGCAAGTGCCCTGCAGGAAGTGATCTACGGCGTGATCCCGCAAGTGATGCCGCTGTGGGTGAGCTACGCGTTGTATCGCTTCGAAGCCAATGTGCGCTCAGCCACCGTGGTGGGCATGGTCGGCGCCGGCGGAATCGGCGTGATCCTCTGGGAAAACATTCGCGCCTTCCAGTTCGTACAAACCTGCGCGGTGCTGCTGGTGATCATCGTGGTGGTGAGCTGTATCGACGTGCTGTCCCAACGCCTGCGCAAGCAGTTTATCTGA
- the phnD gene encoding phosphonate ABC transporter substrate-binding protein encodes MLNRIGQVFLSAVLLAGAAMGTAQAADKAINFGIMSTESSQNLKSVWQPFLDDMHKKTGLTINATFASDYAGLIQGMRFNKVDVAWLGNKAAMEAVDRSNGEIFAQTAAANGAAGYWSVLIVRKDSPINNVDDMLKNAKNLTFGNGDPNSTSGYLVPGYYVFAKNHVDAATAFKRTLNSSHEVNALSVAKGQLDVATFNTESWDRLEVTQPDKAAMLKVIWKSPLIPADPMVWSKALTDSEKTKIRDFFAHYGDTDEEKAVLKNMQLGKFLASNDDQLLPIRQLELFKQRTTISADDKLEAADKAKKLADIDADLAKLQQRISELDKKTAANG; translated from the coding sequence ATGTTGAACCGTATCGGCCAAGTGTTTCTGTCTGCGGTGTTGCTGGCCGGCGCCGCCATGGGCACAGCCCAGGCCGCCGACAAAGCCATCAACTTCGGCATCATGTCCACCGAGTCTTCGCAGAACCTCAAAAGTGTGTGGCAGCCGTTTCTGGATGACATGCACAAGAAGACCGGCCTGACCATCAACGCCACCTTCGCCTCCGACTACGCCGGGTTGATCCAGGGCATGCGCTTTAACAAAGTCGACGTGGCCTGGCTGGGCAACAAGGCCGCGATGGAAGCGGTGGACCGTTCCAACGGCGAAATCTTCGCCCAGACCGCCGCCGCCAACGGCGCCGCCGGTTACTGGAGCGTGCTGATCGTGCGCAAGGACAGCCCGATCAACAACGTCGACGACATGCTCAAGAACGCCAAGAACCTGACCTTCGGCAACGGTGACCCGAACTCCACCTCGGGCTACCTGGTGCCGGGCTACTACGTGTTCGCCAAGAACCATGTGGATGCCGCCACCGCGTTCAAACGCACGCTCAACTCCAGCCATGAGGTCAACGCACTCAGCGTGGCCAAGGGGCAGTTGGACGTGGCCACCTTCAACACCGAAAGCTGGGACCGCCTGGAAGTCACCCAGCCGGACAAAGCCGCGATGCTCAAGGTGATCTGGAAGTCGCCACTGATCCCGGCCGACCCGATGGTGTGGAGCAAGGCGCTGACGGACAGCGAGAAAACCAAGATCCGCGACTTCTTCGCCCACTACGGCGACACCGATGAAGAGAAGGCGGTGCTGAAGAACATGCAACTGGGCAAGTTCCTCGCCTCCAACGACGACCAGCTGCTGCCGATCCGCCAGCTGGAGCTGTTCAAGCAGCGCACCACCATCAGTGCAGACGACAAGCTTGAGGCAGCCGACAAGGCCAAGAAGCTGGCGGATATCGATGCTGACCTGGCCAAGCTGCAACAGCGCATCTCCGAGCTGGACAAGAAGACCGCAGCCAACGGCTAA
- the phnC gene encoding phosphonate ABC transporter ATP-binding protein: MTHAIHVDHLNKTFAKKSALVDLELTIAAGEMVALIGASGSGKSTLLRHLAGLACCDKSNGGSVKVLGREVQASGRLNGKVRRLRADIGYIFQQFNLVNRLSVLDNVLLGCLGRMPRWRGNLGLFNAEEKAFALESLARVGLADLAGQRASTLSGGQQQRVAIARALTQRAEVILADEPIASLDPESARKVMEILADINRRDGKTVVVTLHQVDYAMRYCPRAVALKGGRIHFDGQGSAMSSQFLNDLYGADVDTSLMFSDQTRTAVATPRLAMARA, from the coding sequence ATGACTCACGCTATCCATGTCGATCACTTGAACAAGACCTTTGCGAAGAAATCCGCATTGGTCGACCTCGAACTCACCATTGCCGCCGGTGAGATGGTCGCGCTGATTGGCGCTTCCGGTTCCGGCAAGTCCACCTTGTTGCGCCATTTGGCCGGCCTGGCCTGTTGCGACAAGAGCAACGGTGGCAGCGTCAAGGTGTTGGGCCGGGAGGTGCAGGCCAGTGGGCGTTTGAATGGCAAGGTGCGGCGGTTGCGCGCAGACATCGGCTACATCTTCCAGCAGTTCAACCTGGTCAACCGCCTGAGCGTGCTCGACAACGTATTGCTCGGCTGCCTGGGCCGCATGCCGCGCTGGCGCGGCAACCTGGGTTTGTTCAATGCCGAGGAGAAAGCGTTTGCCCTCGAATCCCTCGCCCGCGTGGGCTTGGCTGACCTGGCCGGGCAGCGTGCTTCGACCTTGTCCGGCGGCCAGCAGCAGCGTGTGGCGATTGCCCGTGCATTGACCCAGCGCGCCGAAGTCATCCTCGCCGATGAGCCTATTGCCTCGCTGGACCCGGAGTCGGCGCGCAAGGTCATGGAGATCCTCGCCGACATCAACCGCCGCGACGGCAAGACCGTGGTGGTGACCCTGCATCAAGTTGATTACGCCATGCGTTATTGCCCGCGTGCCGTGGCCCTTAAAGGCGGGCGGATTCATTTCGACGGGCAGGGCAGCGCCATGAGCAGCCAGTTCCTCAACGATTTGTACGGTGCCGACGTCGACACCAGCCTGATGTTTTCCGACCAGACCCGCACAGCCGTCGCCACGCCTCGGCTGGCCATGGCGCGCGCTTGA
- a CDS encoding DUF6124 family protein, which translates to MKKVTPNPPPSTSDDTPQTPPNLIFTVRPGLSTEVALSNASEMLESATVCAYDCAEHLDGSSRKQVLAVVQMVEIAQLLVDQALNRECPVA; encoded by the coding sequence ATGAAAAAAGTCACGCCTAACCCTCCGCCATCCACCTCGGATGACACCCCACAAACCCCACCCAACCTCATCTTCACCGTCCGCCCCGGCCTCAGCACTGAAGTAGCCTTGAGCAATGCCAGCGAGATGCTGGAATCGGCGACGGTGTGTGCCTACGACTGTGCCGAGCATTTGGACGGCTCAAGCCGCAAGCAGGTGCTGGCGGTGGTGCAAATGGTTGAGATTGCGCAGCTGCTGGTGGATCAAGCGCTGAATCGGGAGTGCCCCGTGGCCTGA
- a CDS encoding LysR family transcriptional regulator has protein sequence MNRLESMSVFVAVVEAGSLSAAARQLGMPLATVSRKVAELEAHLKSRLLHRTTRQLSLTDVGASYLAACRRILEEIGEAERAATGEYAVPKGELTVTAPIVFGRLHIVPVVAEFLAQYPEISVNLMLTDRVVHLMEEQRDVAVRIGELPDSSLKAVRVGTVRRVVCASPHYLQTHGEPTTPQALTDHSCITFEVLSSVGAWVFGAGKVQQNVPVHSRLSVNTAEAAITAATLDVGVIRVLSYQVADAVQKGDLQVVLQPYESAALPISLVHKGQAPLPLKVRAFLDFVTPRLRARDANIP, from the coding sequence ATGAACCGTCTTGAATCGATGTCGGTGTTTGTCGCGGTGGTGGAGGCGGGCAGCCTGTCGGCGGCTGCGCGCCAGTTGGGCATGCCGCTGGCCACCGTCAGCCGTAAAGTCGCGGAACTGGAAGCTCACCTCAAATCTCGACTGCTGCACCGCACCACGCGCCAGCTGTCGCTCACGGACGTGGGCGCTTCCTATCTGGCGGCGTGCCGGCGGATTCTCGAAGAGATAGGCGAAGCCGAACGGGCCGCCACCGGTGAATATGCCGTGCCCAAAGGCGAGCTCACGGTGACCGCGCCCATCGTGTTCGGGCGCCTGCATATCGTGCCGGTGGTGGCTGAGTTTCTGGCGCAATACCCCGAGATCAGCGTCAACCTGATGCTCACCGACCGCGTAGTGCACCTGATGGAAGAACAGCGCGATGTGGCCGTGCGCATTGGCGAACTGCCGGACAGTTCGCTCAAGGCGGTGCGGGTTGGCACGGTGCGGCGGGTGGTGTGTGCCAGTCCCCACTATCTGCAAACCCATGGCGAACCGACCACGCCGCAGGCGCTGACGGACCACAGTTGCATCACCTTTGAAGTGCTGTCCTCGGTGGGCGCGTGGGTGTTTGGGGCGGGTAAAGTGCAACAGAACGTGCCCGTGCATTCGCGGCTGTCGGTGAACACCGCGGAAGCGGCGATCACGGCGGCAACGCTGGATGTTGGCGTGATTCGGGTGCTGTCGTATCAAGTGGCGGACGCAGTGCAAAAGGGTGATTTACAGGTGGTGCTGCAGCCCTACGAATCAGCGGCGTTGCCGATCAGCCTGGTGCACAAAGGGCAGGCGCCATTGCCGCTGAAGGTGCGCGCCTTCCTGGATTTCGTCACCCCGCGACTGCGTGCGCGTGACGCAAATATCCCCTGA
- a CDS encoding MFS transporter, producing MTSENAPPRGKIIMMAVIAGAVVTNIYCTQPVLPLIASDMGVAVSTVNLVAGAALLGFATGLAFLLPMGDRFDRRKLVLGQIALAFCFALTAAFAPSIWALIGASFGLGVVCCVPQQLVPFAAVMSQPHERGRNVGTVVSGIMLGILLGRTISGVVGEAYGWRAVYAMEAAFMIPVWFIAARLLPPGVPSTNLSYPRLLASLWPLMRDNSPIRQSMMVQALLWACFNAFWVNLAGLLANGPWQLGSAWAGGFGIIGAVGAFAASYGGRAADKLGCRKVIGASVGIVTLAFLLLAGAQTSLILLVMGVIVLDIGVQAGLVANQTRAFAVDPKAQGRINSLYMTATFVGGAVGATVSGWLMAQFGWVGIVEFGVVLGVLAGVIHWLGAPRRIHELA from the coding sequence ATGACATCCGAGAATGCACCGCCGCGAGGCAAGATCATCATGATGGCGGTGATCGCCGGCGCGGTGGTCACCAACATTTACTGCACCCAGCCGGTGCTGCCGTTGATTGCCTCGGACATGGGCGTGGCGGTGTCGACGGTCAACCTGGTGGCGGGCGCGGCCTTGCTGGGGTTCGCCACTGGGTTGGCATTTTTACTGCCCATGGGCGACCGCTTTGACCGGCGCAAGCTGGTACTCGGACAGATTGCGCTGGCGTTCTGCTTTGCCTTGACCGCGGCCTTTGCGCCAAGCATTTGGGCGTTGATCGGCGCCTCGTTCGGCCTGGGCGTGGTGTGTTGCGTGCCGCAGCAGTTGGTGCCCTTTGCGGCGGTGATGTCGCAGCCCCACGAACGCGGGCGCAATGTGGGCACGGTGGTCAGCGGGATCATGTTAGGGATTTTGCTTGGGCGCACCATCAGCGGTGTGGTCGGTGAAGCGTATGGCTGGCGGGCGGTGTATGCCATGGAGGCAGCGTTCATGATCCCGGTGTGGTTCATCGCAGCCAGGCTGCTGCCGCCGGGCGTGCCGAGTACCAATTTGTCCTACCCTCGCCTGCTGGCTTCGCTGTGGCCGTTGATGCGCGATAACAGCCCGATTCGGCAATCGATGATGGTGCAGGCGTTGTTGTGGGCGTGCTTCAACGCGTTTTGGGTGAATTTGGCCGGGTTGCTGGCCAATGGGCCGTGGCAGCTGGGCAGTGCCTGGGCCGGTGGTTTCGGGATTATCGGCGCGGTGGGTGCGTTTGCGGCGTCGTATGGCGGGCGGGCGGCGGACAAGCTGGGTTGTCGCAAGGTGATTGGCGCCAGCGTGGGGATTGTGACCTTGGCGTTCTTGCTGCTGGCGGGAGCGCAGACGTCATTGATCTTGCTGGTGATGGGGGTGATTGTGCTGGATATCGGTGTGCAGGCCGGGTTGGTGGCGAATCAGACGCGAGCGTTTGCGGTGGACCCCAAGGCCCAGGGGCGGATTAACAGTTTGTATATGACCGCGACTTTTGTGGGTGGAGCGGTTGGGGCAACGGTGAGTGGCTGGCTGATGGCGCAGTTTGGTTGGGTGGGGATTGTGGAGTTTGGGGTGGTGTTGGGGGTGTTGGCTGGGGTGATTCACTGGCTCGGTGCGCCGCGCCGCATTCATGAACTGGCGTAA
- the ccmI gene encoding c-type cytochrome biogenesis protein CcmI, which yields MIDFWLAAGLLLLIALSFLLIPVLRGRRAQREEDRTALNVALYQERVAELQVQQDEGVLNAAQLDTGRAEAARELLADTEGVEKPRESRLGKPLPLLAAFLVPVLGVALYLHYGASDKVELTREFSQPPVSMQDMTQRLERAAAAQPDSAEGLYFLGRAYMAQDRSADAAKIFERTVALAGRQPELLGQWAQAQYFADNKQWSPKVQALTDEALKLDPKEVTSLGLLGIAAFEGQRYQEAIDYWNRLLAQLPAEDNSRVALQGGIDRAAEKLKESGGTVAAKTVMKVRVDLAPEVKAKALPTDSVFIFARAVNGPPAPLAAKRVTVAELPVTVELGDADAMMPQLKLSNFPEVQLVARISRAGQPTTGEWIGRSQPLASSTTALQQLTIDTPDK from the coding sequence ATGATTGATTTTTGGCTCGCAGCAGGGTTGCTGCTCCTGATTGCCCTGAGTTTCCTGTTGATCCCTGTGTTGCGCGGCCGCCGTGCCCAGCGTGAAGAGGACCGCACCGCACTGAACGTGGCGCTCTACCAGGAACGCGTGGCCGAGCTGCAAGTGCAGCAGGACGAAGGCGTACTGAATGCCGCGCAACTCGACACCGGCCGTGCCGAGGCTGCGCGTGAGTTGCTGGCCGACACCGAAGGCGTAGAAAAGCCTCGCGAATCGCGCCTGGGCAAACCGCTGCCGTTGTTGGCGGCGTTTCTCGTGCCGGTCCTGGGCGTTGCGCTGTACCTGCATTACGGGGCGAGCGACAAGGTCGAACTGACCCGCGAATTTTCCCAGCCGCCCGTGTCGATGCAAGACATGACCCAGCGCCTGGAGCGCGCCGCCGCCGCCCAGCCGGACTCGGCGGAAGGCTTGTACTTCCTCGGCCGCGCCTACATGGCTCAGGACCGTTCCGCGGATGCCGCGAAAATCTTCGAACGCACCGTCGCACTCGCCGGTCGCCAGCCCGAACTGCTCGGCCAGTGGGCGCAGGCGCAGTACTTTGCCGACAACAAACAATGGTCGCCCAAGGTGCAGGCGCTGACCGATGAAGCCTTGAAGCTGGACCCCAAAGAAGTCACCAGCCTCGGCCTGCTGGGTATCGCCGCCTTTGAAGGCCAGCGTTATCAGGAAGCCATCGATTACTGGAACCGGCTGTTGGCGCAGTTGCCAGCGGAAGACAACTCCCGAGTCGCGCTGCAAGGCGGTATCGACCGCGCGGCCGAGAAACTCAAGGAAAGCGGTGGCACGGTTGCGGCAAAAACCGTGATGAAAGTGCGTGTGGACCTGGCACCCGAGGTGAAGGCCAAAGCCCTGCCCACCGACAGTGTGTTTATCTTCGCCCGTGCGGTAAACGGCCCGCCGGCGCCGTTGGCGGCCAAGCGCGTCACCGTGGCTGAACTGCCGGTCACCGTCGAACTGGGCGATGCGGACGCAATGATGCCGCAGTTGAAACTGTCGAACTTCCCCGAAGTCCAACTGGTTGCGCGCATATCCCGGGCCGGTCAACCTACCACTGGCGAGTGGATCGGCCGCAGCCAACCTTTGGCCAGCAGCACCACTGCGCTGCAGCAGCTGACCATCGACACTCCGGACAAATAA
- a CDS encoding cytochrome c-type biogenesis protein, with protein MKRLLAAAVLALGLVGVAHAAIDTYEFAKDGDRERFRELTKELRCPKCQNQDIADSNAPIAADLRKEIFRMLGEGKDNQQIIDFMVDRYGDFVRYKPALTGKTALLWFGPAGLLLAGVVVMAVIVRRRRAAPTDGSDALSPDERKRLDQLLDTKTDD; from the coding sequence ATGAAGCGTCTGTTAGCCGCCGCTGTTTTGGCACTTGGATTGGTCGGCGTCGCCCATGCGGCCATCGACACCTACGAGTTCGCCAAGGACGGTGATCGCGAGCGTTTTCGCGAACTGACCAAGGAACTGCGCTGCCCCAAGTGCCAGAACCAGGACATTGCCGACTCCAACGCCCCGATCGCCGCCGACTTGCGCAAAGAAATCTTCCGCATGTTGGGGGAGGGCAAGGACAACCAGCAGATCATCGACTTCATGGTCGACCGCTACGGTGATTTCGTGCGCTACAAACCGGCCCTCACCGGTAAGACCGCGCTGCTCTGGTTCGGCCCCGCCGGGCTGTTGCTGGCCGGTGTGGTGGTGATGGCCGTGATCGTGCGCCGCCGCCGCGCCGCGCCGACTGATGGTTCCGATGCGCTCTCCCCGGATGAACGCAAACGCCTCGACCAATTGCTGGACACCAAGACTGATGATTGA
- a CDS encoding DsbE family thiol:disulfide interchange protein encodes MKRWLMVLPLAAFLVMAVFLYRGLYLDPAELPSAMIGKQFPAFSLPTVQGDKTLTQADLLGKPALVNVWGTWCISCRVEHPVLNKLAEQGVVIYGINYKDDNAAALKWLAEFHNPYQLDIRDEDGNLGLNLGVYGAPETFFIDAKGVIRDKYVGVIDEVVWREQLAAKYQALVDEAKP; translated from the coding sequence ATGAAGCGTTGGTTGATGGTGTTACCGCTGGCGGCCTTTCTGGTGATGGCAGTGTTTTTATACCGTGGTTTGTACCTGGACCCAGCCGAGTTGCCTTCGGCGATGATCGGCAAACAATTCCCGGCGTTCAGCCTGCCGACGGTACAGGGCGATAAAACCCTGACCCAGGCCGACCTGCTGGGCAAACCGGCGCTGGTCAACGTGTGGGGCACCTGGTGCATCTCCTGCCGCGTCGAGCACCCGGTGCTCAACAAGTTGGCCGAGCAGGGCGTGGTGATCTACGGCATCAACTACAAGGACGACAATGCGGCAGCCTTGAAGTGGCTGGCCGAATTTCACAACCCGTACCAACTGGATATTCGCGATGAGGACGGCAACCTCGGCCTTAACCTCGGCGTGTACGGCGCGCCGGAAACCTTCTTTATCGATGCCAAGGGCGTGATCCGCGACAAGTACGTCGGCGTGATCGACGAAGTGGTGTGGCGCGAGCAACTGGCCGCCAAGTACCAGGCATTGGTCGATGAGGCCAAGCCATGA